The region TTTCCGTGGAGGCCATTGAGCGTTTCGAGGCCGAGCACGATGTGCTGGATGTCACTCGGTTGGCGCTGGCTTATCGGTTTGAATCGGAAGGGTTGGTGTTCTTCCCGGGATTTGCGCCGGGCAGAGGGATGAATGTGAAAGGCTCTACGCCGAACCCGGTGGCGCGGGCGGATTATGCGATGGTTGAGTAAGGAGCCTGCGAATGAATGAAATCGATGGAAGCAACAGCAGCGTTTATGAAGCGCTCGGTTATCCCGATGCTGACGAGATGCGTGCCAAGGCTGAATACGTCATGAAGATAGGCATGCTTCTCGAAACCGGGCATCTGAGTCAGGCCGAGGTTGCGCAAAAGCTCAGGCTGTCTCAGGAGGAACTGAGTGAAATGCTTCGCGGACAATTTCGCGATTTGACCGTCGCAAAGATCTCGGAATACCTGAACCGACTAAACGATGACAGCAGGTAGTTTAGTGGTGAGGCCAGGGCCGCTTTCATGGCAAGCGGCCCGGCGCCACACCATCAAGCGTTTTGCACCTTCACCTGATCCCCAACGTTTTCCAACCCCAGCCACCAGGGGTTGCCACGCTGCGGATACATCACGTTGAACGCCTCGCCCATCTGCGGCGTACTGATCGACACATTCCGCTCCCAGGCCAATGCCAGGATGCGATCAAAGGGTTCGTACCAGGCGTGCATCGAGAGGTCGAAGGTGCCGTTGTGAATCGGCAGCAGCCAGCGTCCTTTGAGGTCAATGTGGGCTTGCAGGGTTTGCTCGGGCTGCATGTGAACGTGCGGCCATTCAACGTTGTAGGCGCCGGTTTCCATCAGGGTCAGGTCGAACGGGCCGTACTGTTCGCCGATGTGTTTAAAGCCGTCGAAGTAACCAGTGTCACCGCTAAAGAAGATTCGTGTGTGGCCTTCGATCATCACCCACGAGGCCCACAGTGTGCTGTTGCCGTCGAACAGGCCGCGACCGGAAAAGTGCTGCGACGGTGTGGCGATAAATTGAATGCCGTCGACTTCAGTACCCTGCCACCAGTCCAGTTGACGGATTTTGCTGGCGTCGATGCCCCACTTGATCAGGGTGTCGCCGACGCCCAGCGGGGTCAGGAAGTACTTGGTCTTGTCCGCCAGTTTGAGCACGGCCTGGTAGTCGAGGTGGTCGTAGTGATCGTGGGACAGGATCACCGCTTCAATCGGTGGCAATTCTTCCAGGCTGATGGGCGGTTGGTGGAAACGCTTGGGGCCGGCCCATTGCACCGGTGACGCACGCTCGGCGAAGACCGGGTCAGTGATCCAGAATTTGTCCCGCAGTTTGAGCAGTACGGTGGAGTGGCCGAGGCGATAAACACTGTGATTGGGTGCGGCAATCAGTGCCGCCCGAGTCAGCGCTTGCACCGGGACGGCAGCGCTCGGGCGGGTGTTGCGTGGTTTGTGGAAGATCATGTTCCATATGATGCGCAGGGTTTTGCGAAAGCCTTCGCGCTCTACAGGGACGTGGTTTCGGAAGTGCCCTTCTACCTGATGGGATGCTTCAGGCGTAGAGGCGTTATCCGCAGGGGAAGTTGAAATGGCCATGACTGAATGACTCCAGAAAAACCGCGCAATTCACAGTTTTCCGCTTTGGGACGATAAATGGCCAAGGCACGCACGCATCAGCCGAAGATTCTATTTTTCACTGTGCAGGATTAACAAAACATTACACTGCACAGTGTAGTTTCTAGGTTGCATGAAAGTGGATCACAAGTAAACTGCCGAGTGTAATTCCCCACTTCTTCCTGCCGAAGCGTATTTATGACAGCTCCACAGCGCCTGACCGACCGAAAACGCGAAGCCATCATCCTGGCGGCGATTACCGAATTCCGTGCCAACGGTTTTGAAATCACCAGCATGGACAAGATTGCTGCCACCGCCGGCGTGTCGAAGCGCACGGTGTACAACCACTTCCCGAGCAAGGAAGAGTTGTTCGCCGAAATCCTTAGTCAATTATGGGCTCGGGTGACGGCCGAACAGGAAGCGTCCTACCACCCTGATCTGCCGCTGCGCGACCAACTTCGGCAGATCTTGTTGGCGAAAGTGCAGATGATGGGCGACAACAACTTTCTCGACCTGGCACGAGTCGCCATCGCGGCCACCATCCACTCCCCCGAGCGCGCCCAGAACATGATCACTCGCATGGGTGAACGCGAAGAAGGCCTGACCCTGTGGATTCGCGCTGCCCAGGCCGATGGCCGACTGAAGCCGGTCGCACCGGAGTTTGCCGCGCAACAGGTCCAGGGGCTGCTCAAGTCCTTTGCATTCTGGCCGCAGATTTCCATGGGCCAGACAGGCCTTTCGCCCGATGTACAAACCACAGTGGTCGAGTCGGCCATGGACATGTTCCTGGCCTGCTATCAGCTCTAGATCACGCCTGTGCCACGCCTGCGCCCTGGTTAAATGGCTTCCAGGGACACTGATTATTCCTGTTGGAATAAATGACAATGTCCGCCGCTTTACCGATGAACGGTAGCTCTGAATAACACCAGACAATGTGTTACAGAATGAATCTGGCGCAGAGAACTATGGAAAACCATCGCGGCAAGGGCTTGTCATTTGCCAGACGTATTTACATGCCGCGGATCATCGGCCTGGGCATCGGCAGTATCAGTGTGGGTGCAGCGCTTTATCCGTTGAACCTGCCAGGTTGGGTCTGGGCATTTTTGTTGTTCAACGGGACACTCTGGCCCCACCTCGCCTATCAACTGTCGACCCGCGCGGCTTTTCCCTATCGGGCCGAGCGCCGCAACCTGCTGTACGACTCGCTGTTCGGCGGGTTCTGGACAGCCACGTTCCAATTCAATCCGCTCATCGCTGTCACCATCCTTTCGATGATGACGATGAACAACGTCGCGGCGGGCGGCCTGAAACTGTTTCTGCTCGGTGCTCTGGCCCAGGTGACTGGCGTGATGATTTCGTGGCTGTTGTTCGGCGTGGCGTTTACCCCGTCGGCCACGCAACTCCAGCTGTGGGCCTGCTTGCCGATGCTCACCCTCTATCCGCTGGCAGTGGGCATGGTCTGCTATCGACTGGCGATCAAACTCTCCGAACACAAACGCGCCCTGAGCGCCCTGAGCCGCACCGACAGTTTGACCGGCCTGCTCAACCATGGCGCCTGGAAGGACCTGCTGCACATCAAGTTCCAGCAATGTCGCCAGAACCAGGTGGCGTCGGTGATGGCCCTGATCGACATCGACCACTTCAAGCGCATCAACGACACCTACGGGCACATCATCGGTGATTCGGTGCTGCGTCAATTGAGTATTGAGCTGAGGCGTAACCTGCGTGAAGGGGATCTGGCGGGACGTTATGGTGGCGACGAGTTTTGCGTGATCCTGCCCGCCATGTCGTTGCAGCAAGCCTGGGAAGTCATGGAGCGCTTGCGCGAGGTGCTCAATGACTATCGCCACCCGCAAGTTCCCGAACTGCGAATCCAGCTGAGCATTGGCCTGGCCACCTATCAAACGGCGTTCACCGACGCGATTGCGTGGCTCAACGACGCAGACAAAGCCCTCTACATCGCGAAAAATACCGGGCGCAACAAGATCAGTGTCACCTCGCCCCCTCCAAGCGGCGGCTCAACAACACGCCTCTCAGCCTAAAAACTTGTGCAACATGTCAACAAGCGGGGCCGTTTTTAGTTGCTTGGTCAGAGACCTTGTCGCCGCCTTCGCGAGCAAGCTTTGCTCCTACTGGGGATTTGTGTCGTCCATCGATCAAATGTAGGAACAGAGCTTGCTCGCGAAGACGGACTGTCGTTCAACATTGATTCAGCTAATCAACGCCTGCGCAGGACTATAGTGAACCCAAGTCCCGAATCCTTGCCGAGCGAACTATGAATTCAACCAAGTCCGACACCAAACCCACCGCCGCCCCTGTCGACCACCTGCGCTTCCACCGCCCTCACGCTCACCTCGCCCCGACCTTTGGCACTGACACATTCGCCCTGCGCGCCGAGGCGTTTGCGCGGTTCTTCGGCACGCCGACGTTTCTCGGTGCACAAACCCTGATCGTGGCCATCTGGATCGGCGTCAACCTGGCGGGCGTGACTCACTTTGACGTCTACCCGTTTATCCTGCTCAACCTGGCGTTCAGCCTGCAAGCGGCCTACGCCGCGCCGCTGATTCTGCTGGCTCAGACCCGTCAAGCTGCGCGTGATAAAGCCCAGTCCGAGGCCGACGCGCAACACCGCGAAGCCCTGGCGGTTGCTAACAGCGAGCGCCAGGCTCAGGCCGCACAGAACACGACGCAATTGATGGAGTTGCTGGAGCAGAACACCCGCCTCACCGAGTTGACCAAGAGCCTGACCGAGCGCATCGAAAACCTGACCTCGGAAATGCATCAGCATTTTGTCCACAAGGGCGATCCGAAGGCCTGACGCTCACTCAAGGTAGTCGCAGCGCCCGCCCCAATTCGTCAAACAACGTCACTACCGAGCGCAGCGCGCGGCAGTCCGGGCGGGTCAGCAACCACAGCGCCGTGTCGCAACCGGGCAACGGTTCGGTCAACGGCTGCAAGCTGTCACCTATTAGAAAGTCCGGCAACGCCGCGACGCCGAGCCCCGCTCGCACCAACTCCGTCACCGACAACATGCTGTTGCATCGATAGCCCGGCACCACGCCGGGCAATTGCTGACGACGCCAGGCAATGGTCGGATGATCGGGCAGGAAGTCGTCCGGGGCGATCCAGGTCAGTGAAGCCAGATCGGTGGGATCAACGGTTTTCAGGTAGGCCGCACTGCCACAGAGCCGATACGACACTTGCGCCAGGCACCGACCGACCAAATGCTCGGGCGGTGTGCGGGTCAGGCGCAGGGCGATGTCGGCATCCCGGCGGCTGAGGTTGGCGAAGTCGTTGGAGGTACTGAGTTCGATGGTCAGCGCCGGGTAGGACGGCATGAACTGCGCCAGCGCCGGCAGCAACAAACCTTGCAGGACTGAATCGGTGCAGGTCAGGCGTACGGTACCACTGATGACTTCACCGCCCTGCTCGACGCCGATGCGTGCCGCGTCCAGCGCCTGTTCGGCGCGCTCAGCCTGTTCCGCCAGGGTCTGCGCCAAGGTGGTCGGCAGGTAACCGGCACGGCTTTTTTCGAATAATTGCTGACCCAGCGCGGCCTCCAGTCGGCGCACGGCGCGGAACACCGTCGAGACGTCGACTTTCAATAGCTGTGAAGCCCGGGCCAGAGAACCGCCGCGTACCAAAGCCAGGATCAGCGCCAGGTCCGGGTAGTCGAGCCGATAGTGCGTCGGTGCATTGATCAATTGGGTTAACGCCAATATTGAGTGCGTGAACGCCAATCTATAGTGGGTGCCAGAAACGAACAACCTTGCTCTTTTGCCCTGTTCCTGTGGCTTGCTCTTGTGGCGAGGGAGCTTGCTCCCGCTGGGCTGCGCAGCGGCCTCGGTTTTGGGGTACGTAAAAGCGACGACTGCTTCGCAGCCGAGCGGGAGCAAGCTCCCTCGCCACAGGGGTTGTTCGGCATAGGGATTGTTCGGCACATTCGTAAATCGCTGTTTAAAAGGAAAACCAAATGGATGCTGTTTCTCCTGCGACTGAAATTCGCATCGCCCTGATCGGCGACTACGACCCGCAAGTCACCGCCCATCAAGCCATCCCCGTCGCCCTCGGCATGGCCGCCGAACATTCAGGCCTGGACGTGCAATTCCAATGGCTCGCCACTGACCACATTCACGCCGATACACCACTCGATACGTTCGACGGTTTCTGGTGTGTGCCCGCCAGCCCCTATCGCGATATGAACGGCGCGCTACGGGCAATCCGTTTTGCCCGCGAACAACAGCGACCATTCCTCGGGACCTGCGGCGGTTTTCAACATGCGGTGCTGGAATACGCCCGCAATGTGCTGGGCTGGGCAGATGCCGAGCACGGTGAGACCTCCCCCGACGCCGCACGGGCATTGCTCACGCCGCTGACGTGTTCGCTGGTAGAAGCGGTCGACAGCATCCGTCTGGTTGAAGGCTCGTTGATCGCCAAGGCGTATGAAAAGTCCGAGATTCACGAAGGCTATCGCTGCCGCTACGGTGTGAATCCGGAGTTCGAACAGGCGTTGCTGAACCATCAACTGACAGCCGTCGGTCATGATTCGATAGGGGATTTACGGGCGGTGGAATTACAAGGTCATCCGTTCTTCGTCGCCACCTTGTTCCAGCCGGAACGAGCCGCGCTCAAGGGGACTTTGCCGCCTCTGGTTCGAGCATTGATCGAGGCCTGTGCGAGGCAAAAGCCATGATCGCCAATACCCCGCCACCTCACTACTACGCCGTGATCTTTACCTCCCTGCGCACCGACGGTGATCAGGGTTACGCCGAGGCGGCCGAACGCATGGTCGAACTGGCTCGCGAGCAACAGGGCTTCCTCGGTATTGAGTCAGCCCGGGGCGAGGACGGGCTGGGAATTACCGTGTCGTACTGGGCCAGTGAGGCGGCGATTCTGGCTTGGAAGCATCACCCGGAGCACAGTGCGATTCGTGAGCGTGGGCGGTCGACCTGGTATGCGGCGTGTCATACGCGGGTGTGTCGGGTTGAGCGGGCTTATGAGTTCAAACTTTAATTGATGCAGCGTTTTGAAGGACGCCTTCGCGAGCAAGATCACCACAAAAACATCACCCCTGAACCAAACTCCGCACCGCCGAAATCTCCGGCACTTCCCGCCGATTCATATAAACCCGCAACGGTTCGCTAATGTTGATCCGCTCATCAATATTTTGATCCAGCAACAACTGAATCAACTCACGCTTGAGGGTCATGGCCTGCTCCGGGCCGGGCGCCCAGACGAACTCGCTGGTGGGAATGATGCCGTCGTCCGCCACGTCCATGCCGAAGGAGTCTTCGCTGAAACGCACGATGTATTGACCGGTTTTGCGATTGAGGCCAACGAAGCCTTTGAGCTGGTCGGCGGCCTGGCAGATGAGCTGGGAAGTGATGCGCATGATAAACCTC is a window of Pseudomonas sp. 10S4 DNA encoding:
- a CDS encoding helix-turn-helix transcriptional regulator; the encoded protein is MASLAMKITLERITLFQFTPAHSAQARAMLGWSVEELSRESGVSVEAIERFEAEHDVLDVTRLALAYRFESEGLVFFPGFAPGRGMNVKGSTPNPVARADYAMVE
- a CDS encoding helix-turn-helix domain-containing protein, whose protein sequence is MNEIDGSNSSVYEALGYPDADEMRAKAEYVMKIGMLLETGHLSQAEVAQKLRLSQEELSEMLRGQFRDLTVAKISEYLNRLNDDSR
- a CDS encoding MBL fold metallo-hydrolase; the encoded protein is MAISTSPADNASTPEASHQVEGHFRNHVPVEREGFRKTLRIIWNMIFHKPRNTRPSAAVPVQALTRAALIAAPNHSVYRLGHSTVLLKLRDKFWITDPVFAERASPVQWAGPKRFHQPPISLEELPPIEAVILSHDHYDHLDYQAVLKLADKTKYFLTPLGVGDTLIKWGIDASKIRQLDWWQGTEVDGIQFIATPSQHFSGRGLFDGNSTLWASWVMIEGHTRIFFSGDTGYFDGFKHIGEQYGPFDLTLMETGAYNVEWPHVHMQPEQTLQAHIDLKGRWLLPIHNGTFDLSMHAWYEPFDRILALAWERNVSISTPQMGEAFNVMYPQRGNPWWLGLENVGDQVKVQNA
- a CDS encoding TetR/AcrR family transcriptional regulator — protein: MTAPQRLTDRKREAIILAAITEFRANGFEITSMDKIAATAGVSKRTVYNHFPSKEELFAEILSQLWARVTAEQEASYHPDLPLRDQLRQILLAKVQMMGDNNFLDLARVAIAATIHSPERAQNMITRMGEREEGLTLWIRAAQADGRLKPVAPEFAAQQVQGLLKSFAFWPQISMGQTGLSPDVQTTVVESAMDMFLACYQL
- a CDS encoding diguanylate cyclase, encoding MENHRGKGLSFARRIYMPRIIGLGIGSISVGAALYPLNLPGWVWAFLLFNGTLWPHLAYQLSTRAAFPYRAERRNLLYDSLFGGFWTATFQFNPLIAVTILSMMTMNNVAAGGLKLFLLGALAQVTGVMISWLLFGVAFTPSATQLQLWACLPMLTLYPLAVGMVCYRLAIKLSEHKRALSALSRTDSLTGLLNHGAWKDLLHIKFQQCRQNQVASVMALIDIDHFKRINDTYGHIIGDSVLRQLSIELRRNLREGDLAGRYGGDEFCVILPAMSLQQAWEVMERLREVLNDYRHPQVPELRIQLSIGLATYQTAFTDAIAWLNDADKALYIAKNTGRNKISVTSPPPSGGSTTRLSA
- a CDS encoding DUF1003 domain-containing protein, coding for MNSTKSDTKPTAAPVDHLRFHRPHAHLAPTFGTDTFALRAEAFARFFGTPTFLGAQTLIVAIWIGVNLAGVTHFDVYPFILLNLAFSLQAAYAAPLILLAQTRQAARDKAQSEADAQHREALAVANSERQAQAAQNTTQLMELLEQNTRLTELTKSLTERIENLTSEMHQHFVHKGDPKA
- a CDS encoding LysR family transcriptional regulator, translated to MFVSGTHYRLAFTHSILALTQLINAPTHYRLDYPDLALILALVRGGSLARASQLLKVDVSTVFRAVRRLEAALGQQLFEKSRAGYLPTTLAQTLAEQAERAEQALDAARIGVEQGGEVISGTVRLTCTDSVLQGLLLPALAQFMPSYPALTIELSTSNDFANLSRRDADIALRLTRTPPEHLVGRCLAQVSYRLCGSAAYLKTVDPTDLASLTWIAPDDFLPDHPTIAWRRQQLPGVVPGYRCNSMLSVTELVRAGLGVAALPDFLIGDSLQPLTEPLPGCDTALWLLTRPDCRALRSVVTLFDELGRALRLP
- a CDS encoding CTP synthase, producing MDAVSPATEIRIALIGDYDPQVTAHQAIPVALGMAAEHSGLDVQFQWLATDHIHADTPLDTFDGFWCVPASPYRDMNGALRAIRFAREQQRPFLGTCGGFQHAVLEYARNVLGWADAEHGETSPDAARALLTPLTCSLVEAVDSIRLVEGSLIAKAYEKSEIHEGYRCRYGVNPEFEQALLNHQLTAVGHDSIGDLRAVELQGHPFFVATLFQPERAALKGTLPPLVRALIEACARQKP
- a CDS encoding antibiotic biosynthesis monooxygenase family protein, with product MIANTPPPHYYAVIFTSLRTDGDQGYAEAAERMVELAREQQGFLGIESARGEDGLGITVSYWASEAAILAWKHHPEHSAIRERGRSTWYAACHTRVCRVERAYEFKL
- a CDS encoding DUF2025 family protein, producing MRITSQLICQAADQLKGFVGLNRKTGQYIVRFSEDSFGMDVADDGIIPTSEFVWAPGPEQAMTLKRELIQLLLDQNIDERINISEPLRVYMNRREVPEISAVRSLVQG